One genomic region from Oncorhynchus keta strain PuntledgeMale-10-30-2019 chromosome 33, Oket_V2, whole genome shotgun sequence encodes:
- the LOC118365924 gene encoding kinesin-like protein KIF21A isoform X3 has translation MSGQDESSVRVALRIRPQLAREKIEGCHICTFCMPAEPQVMLGKDKAFTYDYVFDMDSQQESIYTHCTEKLIEGCFEGYNATIFAYGQTGSGKTYTMGTGFDVNICEEELGIIPRAVGHLFRGIEERRQAATEQGKPVPEFKINAQFLELYNEEVLDLFESTRDMDGKRQKSTIKIHEDANGGIYTVGVTTRTVASEAEMMQCLKLGALSRTTASTQMNVQSSRSHAIFTIHLCQVRVCAPDDSESSETDNRLANGSSEINSEFETLTAKFHFVDLAGSERLKRTGATGDRAKEGISINCGLLALGNVISALGDRSKRSTHVPYRDSKLTRLLQDSLGGNSQTVMIACISPSDRDFMETLSCLNYANRARNIKNKVMVNQDKASQQISALRTDIARLQMELMEYKTGKRMVGEDGMESINDMVHENSMLQTENSNLRIRVKAMQETIDAQRARLTQYLSDQANQALAKVGEGNEEIGNMIQNYIKEIEELRAKLLESEAVNENLRKTLSRAKTRSSLYGVGGSFSPGQLAPEREASDIIEMAKKDLEKLKKKERKKKKRLQRLEESHHEVGLASVVKEEVPDNEQERGNDEAEGDDHVSDHEEGEELEGEDEEYEMEGEESSDESDSEELDEKENFQADLANITCEIAIKQKLIDELENSQRRLHTLKQQYEQKLMMLQSKIRDTQLERDKVLHNMGSVETCTEGKAKKIKLEYEKKLSSMNKEMQKLQSAQKEHARLLKNQSQYEKQLKKLNQDVAEMKKTKVGLMRQMKEVQEKNRASECRRNREIATLKKDQRKHEHQLRQLEAQKRQQDLILRRKNEEVTALRKQVRPTSGKVNRKVSLPEPLQDPSHRSILGRPHSAGAAGPNGTPRTYPVRMSVSTTRTARAKWQSLERRITDIIMQRLTISNMEADMNRLLKQREDLTKRREKVSRKREKIATEGTDTDRSIQSLNEEIDALAANIDYINDSIADCQANIMQMEEAKEEGDTVEVTAVISSCNLSEARFLLDHFLHMAINKGLQAAQKDSQVKMMEGRLKQTEINSATQNQLLFHMLKEKAELNPELDALLGNALQEIGYLVVAENGDDSSSDESSTASPATEGSSLASDLLKLCGEAKPRKARRRTTTQMELLYAGSGEFDFSAPLLPPTDAQGGTGDMGTVAGHLRDRELTVSPSALSSRIAGLSGAWSSMGAERRSLERSPLTRRRMLEKGGHAPLDVKEHTPTDPKGHPARETKSHIPTPTATEKTKITDTKPTGVVNPVSSPKISHAARLQCVHVAEGHTKPVMCVDCTDDLLFTGSKDRTCKVWNLVTGQEIMSLGDHPSSVVSVRYCSSLVFTVSTAYIKVWDIRDSAKCIRTLTSSGQVSTGDSCVSLRSLSIPPGENQINQISLNPTGSYLYSASGNSVRMWDLRKFVSTGKLTGHLGPVLCLTVDQLGNGQDMVLTGSKDHTLKMFEVTEGVQGSVVSCHNFEPPHQEGIVSLAVQGDSLYSSSRDYCIKKWDLSRKRLVQVASAHSDWVSALGVVPGCPVVLSADRGGLLKLWHADTLAPLGDLRGHDSPVNGLATNSSQLFTASDDRTVKIWQAKCSLEEGIH, from the exons GATTCGTCCTCAGCTGGCGAGGGAGAAGATCGAGGGATGTCACATCTGTACGTTCTGTATGCCCGCCGAGCCCCAGGTGATGCTGGGTAAAGACAAGGCGTTCACGTACGACTACGTGTTTGACATGGACTCCCAGCAGGAGAGCATCTACACACACTGCACTGAGAAACTGATCGAGGGATGCTTCGAGGGGTACAACGCTACCATCTTCGCCTATGGACAG acTGGTTCGGGGAAGACCTACACCATGGGCACAGGGTTTGACGTGAACATCTGTGAGGAGGAGCTGGGCATCATTCCCCGGGCAGTCGGGCACCTCTTCAGGGGCATTGAGGAACGACGGCAGGCCGCCACAGAGCAAGGCAAGCCTGTACCCGAGTTCAAGATCAACGCACAGTTCCTGGAG CTGTACAATGAGGAGGTGTTGGATCTGTTTGAATCAACGCGGGACATGGATGGGAAGAGACAGAAGTCCACCATCAAGATTCACGAGGACGCTAACGGAGGCATCTACACTGTGGGAGTCACCACACGCACGGTCGCCTCCGAGGCAGAG ATGATGCAGTGTCTGAAGCTGGGTGCTCTGTCCCGTACCACGGCCAGCACCCAGATGAATGTCCAGAGCTCGCGCTCCCATGCCATCTTCACCATCCACCTGTGCCAAGTCAGAGTCTGCGCTCCGGATGACAGT GAGTCCAGTGAGACAGACAACCGTCTGGCCAACGGTTCCTCTGAGATCAACTCTGAGTTTGAGACGCTGACGGCTAAGTTTCACTTTGTGGACCTGGCCGGGTCCGAGAGACTAAAGAGGACAGGAGCTACCGGGGATAGAGCCAAGGAAGGCATCTCCATCAACTGTGGACTG CTTGCCCTGGGTAACGTGATCAGTGCTCTGGGGGACAGGAGTAAGAGGTCCACCCACGTGCCTTACAGGGACTCGAAACTCACCCGGCTTCTGCAGGACTCTCTGGGAGGAAACAG TCAAACGGTGATGATAGCGTGTATCAGCCCATCTGACCGGGACTTCATGGAGACACTGAGCTGCCTGAACTACGCTAACCGAGCCAGGAACATTAAGAACAAGGTGATGGTGAACCAGGACAAGGCCTCCCAGCAGATATCAGCTCTCAGGACTGACATTGCCAGGCTACAGATGGAACTGATGGAGTACAAGACG GGCAAGCGTATGGTGGGGGAAGACGGCATGGAGAGCATCAACGACATGGTCCATGAGAACAGCATGCTGCAGACAGAGAACAGCAACCTGAGGATCAGGGTCAAGGCCATGCAGGAGACCATTGACGCCCAGAGGGCCAGACTCACACAGTACCTCAGTGACCAGGCCAACCAGGCTCTGGCCAAAGTGG GTGAGGGGAATGAGGAAATTGGAAATATGATCCAGAACTACATCAAAGAAATCGAGGAGCTCAG AGCCAAGCTTCTGGAGAGTGAGGCAGTGAATGAGAACCTCCGGAAAACCCTGTCCCGTGCCAAGACACGTTCATCCCTGTACGGGGTTGGGGGCTCCTTCTCCCCAGGCCAACTCGCCCCGGAGAGAGAGGCCTCTGACATCATCGAAATGGCCAAGAAAGATCTGGAGAAACtcaagaagaaagagaggaagaaaaagaAGAG ACTGCAGCGGCTCGAGGAGAGTCACCATGAGGTTGGGCTTGCCAG TGTGGTCAAGGAGGAGGTACCTGACAACGAACAGGAACGAGGCAACGACGAGGCTGAGGGG GATGACCACGTTAGTGACCATGAggaaggagaggagctggagggagAAGACGAGGAGTacgagatggagggagaggagagctcGGACGAGTCAGACTCTGAAGAACTGGATGAGAAAG AGAACTTCCAGGCGGACCTGGCCAACATCACGTGTGAGATCGCCATCAAGCAGAAGCTGATCGACGAGCTGGAGAACAGCCAGCGCCGTCTGCACACGCTCAAGCAGCAGTACGAACAGAAGCTGATGATGCTGCAGAGCAAGATCAGAGACACACAGCTGGAGAGGGACAAGGTGCTGCACAACATGG GCTCGGTGGAGACGTGCACGGAGGGGAAAGCTAAGAAGATCAAGTTAGAATATGAGAAGAAGCTGAGCTCTATGAACAAGGAGATGCAGAAGCTGCAGTCGGCCCAGAAGGAACACGCACGCCTCCTCAAGAACCAATCGCAGTACGAGAAGCAGCTCAAGAAACTCAACCAGGATGTGGCTGAGATGAAGAAAACAAAG GTGGGTCTGATGCGTCAGATGAAGGAGGTGCAGGAGAAAAACAGAGCGTCAGAGTGCCGACGCAACCGAGAGATCGCGACTCTGAAGAAGGACCAGCGCAAACATGAG CACCAACTGAGACAGCTGGAGGCTCAGAAGAGGCAGCAGGACCTGATACTGCGCAGGAAGAACGAGGAG GTGACAGCTCTGAGGAAGCAGGTGAGGCCAACTTCAGGGAAGGTAAACAGAAAGGTGAGCCTACCGGAGCCCCTCCAGGACCCTTCTCACCGCAGCATCCTAGGGAGACCTCACTCTGCTGGGGCAGCAGGCCCCAATGGCACCCCAAG GACGTACCCAGTGAGGATGAGCGTCTCCACCACCAGGACAGCCCGGGCTAAATGGCAGTCTCTAGAGAGACGCatcactgacatcatcatgcagagGCTGACCATCTCCAACATGGAGGCTGATATGAACCGCCTCCTCAAG CAACGTGAGGACCTGACCAAGCGAAGGGAGAAGGTGTCTCGTAAGAGGGAGAAGATCGCCACAGAGGGGACCGACACGGACCGAAGCATCCAGTCTTTGAACGAGGAGATAGACGCCCTGGCGGCCAACATCGACTACATCAACGACAGCATCGCTGACTGTCAGGCTAACATCATGCAGATGGAGGAAGCGAAG gaggagggagacacggTGGAGGTTACTGCGGTGATCAGCTCCTGTAACCTATCAGAAGCCCGCTTCCTGCTTGATCACTTCCTGCACATGGCCATCAACAAG GGTCTGCAGGCGGCCCAGAAGGATTCCCAGGTGAAGATGATGGAGGGCAGGCTGAAGCAGACAGAGATCAACAGCGCCACTCAGAACCAGCTGCTGTTCCACATGCTGAAGGAGAAAGCTGAACTCAATCCTGAGCTGGACGCTCTGCTGGGCAACGCACTGCAAG AGATAGGTTACCTAGTGGTGG CAGAGAACGGAGATGACAGCAGTAGTGATGAGTCCTCTACCGCCAGCCCAGCCACCGAGggaag CTCATTGGCCTCTGACCTCCTGAAGCTGTGTGGAGAGGCCAAACCTAGGAAG GCACGCAGAAGGACAACCACGCAGATGGAGCTGCTGTATGCCGGGAGTGGTGAATTTGACTTCTCTGCACCCCTGCTACCCCCGACAGACGcccagggagggacaggggacatgGGGACAGTAGCAGGACATCTCAGGGACAGGGAACTCACTGTGTCCCCCTCAGCACTGTCCTCCCGGATAGCTGGACT ATCTGGAGCCTGGTCTTcgatgggagcagagaggagatcACTGGAGCGCTCGCCTCTAACACGCAGGAGGATGCTAGAGAAGGGAGGACATGCCCCTTTAGACGTCAAGGAACACACACCTACGGACCCCAAGGGTCACCCGGCGAGAGAGACAAAGTCGCACATACCCACGCCCACGGCCACAGAGAAGACCAAAATCACAGACACCAAACCAAC AGGGGTGGTCAACCCTGTGTCATCCCCTAAGATCAGCCATGCTGCCAGGCTACAGTGTGTCCATGTGGCTGAGGGACACACCAAACCTGTCATGTGTGTCGACTGCACTGATGACCTGCTCTTCACTGGCTCTAAAG atCGTACGTGTAAGGTGTGGAACCTGGTGACTGGTCAAGAGATCATGTCTCTGGGAGATCATCCCAGCAGTGTGGTGTCTGTTAGATACTGTTCCAGCCTGGTCTTCACTGTCTCCACCGCTTACATCAAGGTCTGGGACATCCGAGACTCCGCCAAGTGCATACGCACACTCAC GTCGTCGGGCCAGGTGAGTACAGGGGACAGCTGTGTGTCTCTCAGATCCCTGTCCATCCCTCCTGGAGAGAACCAGATCAACCAGATTTCTCTGAACCCCACGGGATCCTACCTCTACTCCGCCTCGGGCAACTCAGTCCGCATGTGGGACCTCAGGAA GTTTGTGTCTACTGGGAAGCTGACGGGTCACCTGGGCCCGGTCTTGTGTCTGACCGTCGACCAGTTGGGCAACGGTCAAGACATGGTCCTAACGGGGTCCAAGGACCACACCCTGAAGATGTTTGAGGTGACAGAGGGTGTCCAGGGCAGCGTTGTGTCCTGTCACAACTTTGAGCCGCCACACCAGGAGGGTATCGTCTCTCTGGCTGTTCAGGGGGACAGCCTCTACAGCAGCTCCAGAGACTACTGCATCAAGAAGTGGGATCTGTCCCGGAAACGACTAGTACAG GTGGCGAGTGCCCACTCTGACTGGGTAAGTGCGCTGGGTGTGGTGCCAGGGTGCCCGGTAGTGCTGAGTGCAGACAGGGGAGGTCTGCTGAAGCTGTGGCACGCTGATACCCTGGCACCGCTCGGAGACCTGAGGGGACACGACAGCCCTGTGAATGGACTGGCTACCAACAGCAGCCAGCTATTCACTGCCTCAGA TGACCGGACGGTGAAGATTTGGCAAGCAAAGTGTTCTTTGGAGGAAGGCATCCATTGA
- the LOC118365924 gene encoding kinesin-like protein KIF21A isoform X1, giving the protein MSGQDESSVRVALRIRPQLAREKIEGCHICTFCMPAEPQVMLGKDKAFTYDYVFDMDSQQESIYTHCTEKLIEGCFEGYNATIFAYGQTGSGKTYTMGTGFDVNICEEELGIIPRAVGHLFRGIEERRQAATEQGKPVPEFKINAQFLELYNEEVLDLFESTRDMDGKRQKSTIKIHEDANGGIYTVGVTTRTVASEAEMMQCLKLGALSRTTASTQMNVQSSRSHAIFTIHLCQVRVCAPDDSESSETDNRLANGSSEINSEFETLTAKFHFVDLAGSERLKRTGATGDRAKEGISINCGLLALGNVISALGDRSKRSTHVPYRDSKLTRLLQDSLGGNSQTVMIACISPSDRDFMETLSCLNYANRARNIKNKVMVNQDKASQQISALRTDIARLQMELMEYKTGKRMVGEDGMESINDMVHENSMLQTENSNLRIRVKAMQETIDAQRARLTQYLSDQANQALAKVGEGNEEIGNMIQNYIKEIEELRAKLLESEAVNENLRKTLSRAKTRSSLYGVGGSFSPGQLAPEREASDIIEMAKKDLEKLKKKERKKKKRLQRLEESHHEVGLASVVKEEVPDNEQERGNDEAEGDDHVSDHEEGEELEGEDEEYEMEGEESSDESDSEELDEKENFQADLANITCEIAIKQKLIDELENSQRRLHTLKQQYEQKLMMLQSKIRDTQLERDKVLHNMGSVETCTEGKAKKIKLEYEKKLSSMNKEMQKLQSAQKEHARLLKNQSQYEKQLKKLNQDVAEMKKTKVGLMRQMKEVQEKNRASECRRNREIATLKKDQRKHEHQLRQLEAQKRQQDLILRRKNEEVTALRKQVRPTSGKVNRKVSLPEPLQDPSHRSILGRPHSAGAAGPNGTPRTYPVRMSVSTTRTARAKWQSLERRITDIIMQRLTISNMEADMNRLLKQREDLTKRREKVSRKREKIATEGTDTDRSIQSLNEEIDALAANIDYINDSIADCQANIMQMEEAKEEGDTVEVTAVISSCNLSEARFLLDHFLHMAINKGLQAAQKDSQVKMMEGRLKQTEINSATQNQLLFHMLKEKAELNPELDALLGNALQEIGYLVVAENGDDSSSDESSTASPATEGSSLASDLLKLCGEAKPRKARRRTTTQMELLYAGSGEFDFSAPLLPPTDAQGGTGDMGTVAGHLRDRELTVSPSALSSRIAGLSGAWSSMGAERRSLERSPLTRRRMLEKGGHAPLDVKEHTPTDPKGHPARETKSHIPTPTATEKTKITDTKPTGVVNPVSSPKISHAARLQCVHVAEGHTKPVMCVDCTDDLLFTGSKDRTCKVWNLVTGQEIMSLGDHPSSVVSVRYCSSLVFTVSTAYIKVWDIRDSAKCIRTLTSSGQVSTGDSCVSLRSLSIPPGENQINQISLNPTGSYLYSASGNSVRMWDLRKFVSTGKLTGHLGPVLCLTVDQLGNGQDMVLTGSKDHTLKMFEVTEGVQGSVVSCHNFEPPHQEGIVSLAVQGDSLYSSSRDYCIKKWDLSRKRLVQQVASAHSDWVSALGVVPGCPVVLSADRGGLLKLWHADTLAPLGDLRGHDSPVNGLATNSSQLFTASDDRTVKIWQAKCSLEEGIH; this is encoded by the exons GATTCGTCCTCAGCTGGCGAGGGAGAAGATCGAGGGATGTCACATCTGTACGTTCTGTATGCCCGCCGAGCCCCAGGTGATGCTGGGTAAAGACAAGGCGTTCACGTACGACTACGTGTTTGACATGGACTCCCAGCAGGAGAGCATCTACACACACTGCACTGAGAAACTGATCGAGGGATGCTTCGAGGGGTACAACGCTACCATCTTCGCCTATGGACAG acTGGTTCGGGGAAGACCTACACCATGGGCACAGGGTTTGACGTGAACATCTGTGAGGAGGAGCTGGGCATCATTCCCCGGGCAGTCGGGCACCTCTTCAGGGGCATTGAGGAACGACGGCAGGCCGCCACAGAGCAAGGCAAGCCTGTACCCGAGTTCAAGATCAACGCACAGTTCCTGGAG CTGTACAATGAGGAGGTGTTGGATCTGTTTGAATCAACGCGGGACATGGATGGGAAGAGACAGAAGTCCACCATCAAGATTCACGAGGACGCTAACGGAGGCATCTACACTGTGGGAGTCACCACACGCACGGTCGCCTCCGAGGCAGAG ATGATGCAGTGTCTGAAGCTGGGTGCTCTGTCCCGTACCACGGCCAGCACCCAGATGAATGTCCAGAGCTCGCGCTCCCATGCCATCTTCACCATCCACCTGTGCCAAGTCAGAGTCTGCGCTCCGGATGACAGT GAGTCCAGTGAGACAGACAACCGTCTGGCCAACGGTTCCTCTGAGATCAACTCTGAGTTTGAGACGCTGACGGCTAAGTTTCACTTTGTGGACCTGGCCGGGTCCGAGAGACTAAAGAGGACAGGAGCTACCGGGGATAGAGCCAAGGAAGGCATCTCCATCAACTGTGGACTG CTTGCCCTGGGTAACGTGATCAGTGCTCTGGGGGACAGGAGTAAGAGGTCCACCCACGTGCCTTACAGGGACTCGAAACTCACCCGGCTTCTGCAGGACTCTCTGGGAGGAAACAG TCAAACGGTGATGATAGCGTGTATCAGCCCATCTGACCGGGACTTCATGGAGACACTGAGCTGCCTGAACTACGCTAACCGAGCCAGGAACATTAAGAACAAGGTGATGGTGAACCAGGACAAGGCCTCCCAGCAGATATCAGCTCTCAGGACTGACATTGCCAGGCTACAGATGGAACTGATGGAGTACAAGACG GGCAAGCGTATGGTGGGGGAAGACGGCATGGAGAGCATCAACGACATGGTCCATGAGAACAGCATGCTGCAGACAGAGAACAGCAACCTGAGGATCAGGGTCAAGGCCATGCAGGAGACCATTGACGCCCAGAGGGCCAGACTCACACAGTACCTCAGTGACCAGGCCAACCAGGCTCTGGCCAAAGTGG GTGAGGGGAATGAGGAAATTGGAAATATGATCCAGAACTACATCAAAGAAATCGAGGAGCTCAG AGCCAAGCTTCTGGAGAGTGAGGCAGTGAATGAGAACCTCCGGAAAACCCTGTCCCGTGCCAAGACACGTTCATCCCTGTACGGGGTTGGGGGCTCCTTCTCCCCAGGCCAACTCGCCCCGGAGAGAGAGGCCTCTGACATCATCGAAATGGCCAAGAAAGATCTGGAGAAACtcaagaagaaagagaggaagaaaaagaAGAG ACTGCAGCGGCTCGAGGAGAGTCACCATGAGGTTGGGCTTGCCAG TGTGGTCAAGGAGGAGGTACCTGACAACGAACAGGAACGAGGCAACGACGAGGCTGAGGGG GATGACCACGTTAGTGACCATGAggaaggagaggagctggagggagAAGACGAGGAGTacgagatggagggagaggagagctcGGACGAGTCAGACTCTGAAGAACTGGATGAGAAAG AGAACTTCCAGGCGGACCTGGCCAACATCACGTGTGAGATCGCCATCAAGCAGAAGCTGATCGACGAGCTGGAGAACAGCCAGCGCCGTCTGCACACGCTCAAGCAGCAGTACGAACAGAAGCTGATGATGCTGCAGAGCAAGATCAGAGACACACAGCTGGAGAGGGACAAGGTGCTGCACAACATGG GCTCGGTGGAGACGTGCACGGAGGGGAAAGCTAAGAAGATCAAGTTAGAATATGAGAAGAAGCTGAGCTCTATGAACAAGGAGATGCAGAAGCTGCAGTCGGCCCAGAAGGAACACGCACGCCTCCTCAAGAACCAATCGCAGTACGAGAAGCAGCTCAAGAAACTCAACCAGGATGTGGCTGAGATGAAGAAAACAAAG GTGGGTCTGATGCGTCAGATGAAGGAGGTGCAGGAGAAAAACAGAGCGTCAGAGTGCCGACGCAACCGAGAGATCGCGACTCTGAAGAAGGACCAGCGCAAACATGAG CACCAACTGAGACAGCTGGAGGCTCAGAAGAGGCAGCAGGACCTGATACTGCGCAGGAAGAACGAGGAG GTGACAGCTCTGAGGAAGCAGGTGAGGCCAACTTCAGGGAAGGTAAACAGAAAGGTGAGCCTACCGGAGCCCCTCCAGGACCCTTCTCACCGCAGCATCCTAGGGAGACCTCACTCTGCTGGGGCAGCAGGCCCCAATGGCACCCCAAG GACGTACCCAGTGAGGATGAGCGTCTCCACCACCAGGACAGCCCGGGCTAAATGGCAGTCTCTAGAGAGACGCatcactgacatcatcatgcagagGCTGACCATCTCCAACATGGAGGCTGATATGAACCGCCTCCTCAAG CAACGTGAGGACCTGACCAAGCGAAGGGAGAAGGTGTCTCGTAAGAGGGAGAAGATCGCCACAGAGGGGACCGACACGGACCGAAGCATCCAGTCTTTGAACGAGGAGATAGACGCCCTGGCGGCCAACATCGACTACATCAACGACAGCATCGCTGACTGTCAGGCTAACATCATGCAGATGGAGGAAGCGAAG gaggagggagacacggTGGAGGTTACTGCGGTGATCAGCTCCTGTAACCTATCAGAAGCCCGCTTCCTGCTTGATCACTTCCTGCACATGGCCATCAACAAG GGTCTGCAGGCGGCCCAGAAGGATTCCCAGGTGAAGATGATGGAGGGCAGGCTGAAGCAGACAGAGATCAACAGCGCCACTCAGAACCAGCTGCTGTTCCACATGCTGAAGGAGAAAGCTGAACTCAATCCTGAGCTGGACGCTCTGCTGGGCAACGCACTGCAAG AGATAGGTTACCTAGTGGTGG CAGAGAACGGAGATGACAGCAGTAGTGATGAGTCCTCTACCGCCAGCCCAGCCACCGAGggaag CTCATTGGCCTCTGACCTCCTGAAGCTGTGTGGAGAGGCCAAACCTAGGAAG GCACGCAGAAGGACAACCACGCAGATGGAGCTGCTGTATGCCGGGAGTGGTGAATTTGACTTCTCTGCACCCCTGCTACCCCCGACAGACGcccagggagggacaggggacatgGGGACAGTAGCAGGACATCTCAGGGACAGGGAACTCACTGTGTCCCCCTCAGCACTGTCCTCCCGGATAGCTGGACT ATCTGGAGCCTGGTCTTcgatgggagcagagaggagatcACTGGAGCGCTCGCCTCTAACACGCAGGAGGATGCTAGAGAAGGGAGGACATGCCCCTTTAGACGTCAAGGAACACACACCTACGGACCCCAAGGGTCACCCGGCGAGAGAGACAAAGTCGCACATACCCACGCCCACGGCCACAGAGAAGACCAAAATCACAGACACCAAACCAAC AGGGGTGGTCAACCCTGTGTCATCCCCTAAGATCAGCCATGCTGCCAGGCTACAGTGTGTCCATGTGGCTGAGGGACACACCAAACCTGTCATGTGTGTCGACTGCACTGATGACCTGCTCTTCACTGGCTCTAAAG atCGTACGTGTAAGGTGTGGAACCTGGTGACTGGTCAAGAGATCATGTCTCTGGGAGATCATCCCAGCAGTGTGGTGTCTGTTAGATACTGTTCCAGCCTGGTCTTCACTGTCTCCACCGCTTACATCAAGGTCTGGGACATCCGAGACTCCGCCAAGTGCATACGCACACTCAC GTCGTCGGGCCAGGTGAGTACAGGGGACAGCTGTGTGTCTCTCAGATCCCTGTCCATCCCTCCTGGAGAGAACCAGATCAACCAGATTTCTCTGAACCCCACGGGATCCTACCTCTACTCCGCCTCGGGCAACTCAGTCCGCATGTGGGACCTCAGGAA GTTTGTGTCTACTGGGAAGCTGACGGGTCACCTGGGCCCGGTCTTGTGTCTGACCGTCGACCAGTTGGGCAACGGTCAAGACATGGTCCTAACGGGGTCCAAGGACCACACCCTGAAGATGTTTGAGGTGACAGAGGGTGTCCAGGGCAGCGTTGTGTCCTGTCACAACTTTGAGCCGCCACACCAGGAGGGTATCGTCTCTCTGGCTGTTCAGGGGGACAGCCTCTACAGCAGCTCCAGAGACTACTGCATCAAGAAGTGGGATCTGTCCCGGAAACGACTAGTACAG CAGGTGGCGAGTGCCCACTCTGACTGGGTAAGTGCGCTGGGTGTGGTGCCAGGGTGCCCGGTAGTGCTGAGTGCAGACAGGGGAGGTCTGCTGAAGCTGTGGCACGCTGATACCCTGGCACCGCTCGGAGACCTGAGGGGACACGACAGCCCTGTGAATGGACTGGCTACCAACAGCAGCCAGCTATTCACTGCCTCAGA TGACCGGACGGTGAAGATTTGGCAAGCAAAGTGTTCTTTGGAGGAAGGCATCCATTGA